Proteins encoded in a region of the Streptomyces sp. PCS3-D2 genome:
- a CDS encoding ArsC/Spx/MgsR family protein — protein sequence MEIWINPACSKCRGALTLLDAEGADYTVRRYLEDVPSEDEIREVVGRLGLEPWHITRTSDPLARETGVRDLPREETEAARARWIAHLAAHPRLIQRPIITAEDGTAVVARTEEAVREALSRTA from the coding sequence ATGGAGATCTGGATCAATCCCGCGTGTTCCAAGTGCCGCGGCGCGCTCACCTTGCTGGACGCGGAGGGCGCCGACTACACCGTGCGCCGCTACCTGGAGGACGTGCCCTCCGAGGACGAGATCCGCGAGGTGGTGGGTCGCCTCGGGCTGGAGCCGTGGCACATCACCCGTACGTCGGACCCGCTGGCGCGGGAGACCGGGGTACGGGACCTGCCGCGCGAGGAGACGGAGGCGGCGCGGGCCCGCTGGATCGCCCACCTGGCCGCGCACCCGAGGCTCATCCAGCGCCCCATCATCACCGCCGAGGACGGCACGGCCGTCGTGGCCCGCACCGAGGAGGCCGTCCGCGAGGCCCTGTCCCGCACGGCCTGA
- a CDS encoding rhomboid-like protein — protein MNPIPWGAVYAGGVQLGAYALARTGPADRERLLRDCSTNVDNLAAGRWETLLSSALVVEEPMPLAYALLLVAVLGYAEYAYGAWWTAAVFLFGHASATLLVYGALRRTADSATRRALDVGTSYGFNAVLGTLTSTLPRGAVRTAARAGLLALAAAPLLKRGRTFTDAGHLAALGIGVGVSLALDCLSGTKHWKIS, from the coding sequence GTGAATCCAATTCCATGGGGAGCGGTGTACGCCGGCGGGGTCCAGCTCGGGGCGTACGCGCTGGCGCGCACCGGGCCCGCCGACCGGGAGCGGCTGCTGCGGGACTGCTCGACGAACGTCGACAACCTCGCCGCCGGGCGCTGGGAGACGCTGCTGAGCAGCGCCCTCGTCGTCGAGGAGCCGATGCCGCTGGCCTACGCACTGCTGCTGGTCGCGGTGCTCGGCTACGCCGAATACGCGTACGGGGCCTGGTGGACCGCGGCGGTGTTCCTGTTCGGGCACGCCTCGGCGACCCTCCTGGTGTACGGCGCACTGCGCAGGACGGCCGATTCCGCAACCCGGCGCGCCCTGGACGTGGGGACGAGCTATGGATTCAACGCCGTCCTGGGCACCCTGACCTCCACCTTGCCGCGCGGAGCCGTCCGCACGGCCGCCCGGGCGGGGCTGCTGGCCCTCGCGGCGGCCCCGTTGCTCAAGCGGGGGCGGACCTTCACGGACGCGGGGCACCTCGCGGCGCTCGGAATCGGCGTGGGGGTCTCGCTGGCCCTCGATTGCCTTTCCGGTACGAAGCATTGGAAAATATCCTGA
- a CDS encoding tyrosine-protein phosphatase — translation MTATPSTTVANLRDLGGTPLSGGRTVRAGLVLRSGQLDRLDPDADPVVAALGLRTVIDFRTDAERADHPDRIPAGARLLVADVLADKLRETVKKPAAAQLKDLLSDPAVAEEHLGGGRAQALFADTYRSFVHSGSAQAAYRMLLTEAAAPEAGPLLFHCTAGKDRTGWGATVILALLGADGDTLMAEYLSVNPAVKQAFAPMIEGFTAAGGDPDIALALIGVFPSYLEAALDEVETRYGSMEKYVREGLGVADETVESLRARLVG, via the coding sequence ATGACCGCCACCCCCTCCACCACCGTCGCCAACCTCCGCGACCTCGGCGGCACCCCGCTCTCCGGCGGCCGCACCGTCCGGGCGGGCCTGGTCCTGCGCTCCGGCCAGCTCGACCGGCTCGACCCGGACGCCGACCCGGTGGTGGCGGCACTGGGCCTGCGTACCGTCATCGACTTCCGCACCGACGCGGAGCGCGCCGACCACCCCGACCGGATACCGGCGGGGGCCCGGCTCCTGGTCGCCGACGTCCTCGCGGACAAGCTGCGGGAGACCGTCAAGAAGCCGGCCGCCGCGCAGCTCAAGGACCTGCTGTCCGACCCCGCGGTGGCCGAGGAGCACCTGGGCGGCGGCCGGGCGCAGGCCCTCTTCGCCGACACCTACCGGTCCTTCGTGCACTCCGGCTCCGCGCAGGCGGCCTACCGCATGCTGCTGACCGAGGCCGCCGCCCCGGAGGCGGGCCCGCTGCTGTTCCACTGCACCGCGGGCAAGGACCGCACCGGCTGGGGCGCGACCGTCATCCTGGCGCTGCTCGGCGCGGACGGCGACACCCTGATGGCCGAATACCTCTCCGTGAACCCGGCGGTGAAGCAGGCCTTCGCCCCGATGATCGAGGGCTTCACGGCAGCCGGCGGCGATCCCGACATCGCGCTCGCGCTGATCGGCGTCTTCCCCTCCTACCTGGAGGCGGCCCTGGACGAGGTCGAGACCCGCTACGGCTCCATGGAGAAGTACGTGCGCGAAGGCCTCGGCGTCGCGGACGAGACGGTCGAGTCGCTCCGCGCCCGCCTGGTGGGCTGA
- a CDS encoding PP2C family protein-serine/threonine phosphatase, whose amino-acid sequence MKRGRAEPGGLRGEPPPRWARIAPAAALVALVLAQAMTSDVELGFFLAGLPPVAAFAYGAAGTAIFAAIVLVLLGVHDIGVSQARGTDLATVAVVGLLSVVIAWVRQRRDEQLVSVRTVAEAAQLAVLPPVPERVGEVRCSGLYRAAQRGTLVGGDLYDVRVGPFGVRALVADVQGHGLAAVATVAALLGAFREAVLDDAELAAVVSRLDRRLLADAADAHVDHPELFATAVLVEFPPGLDLVRFVSCGHPPALRLRGAAVEEVPVDPGPPLGLGLAGPDPPKVVELPVLPGDRFLLHTDGATEARDATGRFYPLAARVPVLARDPVDLVGALWKDLADFTDGGPGDDVALLLLSPGGRP is encoded by the coding sequence GTGAAACGCGGACGCGCCGAGCCGGGCGGGCTGCGCGGCGAGCCACCGCCGCGCTGGGCCCGGATCGCGCCCGCGGCGGCACTGGTGGCGCTCGTCCTCGCGCAGGCGATGACGAGCGACGTGGAGCTCGGCTTCTTCCTGGCGGGCCTGCCCCCGGTGGCGGCCTTCGCCTACGGGGCGGCCGGGACCGCGATCTTCGCGGCGATCGTCCTGGTGCTGCTGGGGGTGCACGACATCGGCGTCTCGCAGGCCAGGGGCACCGACCTGGCCACGGTCGCCGTCGTCGGACTGCTGAGCGTGGTCATCGCCTGGGTCCGCCAGCGCCGGGACGAGCAGCTGGTCAGCGTGCGGACGGTCGCGGAGGCGGCCCAACTGGCGGTGCTGCCGCCGGTGCCCGAACGGGTGGGCGAGGTGCGCTGCTCCGGCCTCTACCGGGCGGCGCAGCGCGGCACGCTGGTGGGCGGCGACTTGTACGACGTACGGGTCGGGCCGTTCGGGGTGCGGGCACTGGTCGCGGATGTGCAGGGGCACGGCCTGGCGGCGGTGGCCACGGTGGCGGCGCTGCTCGGGGCCTTCCGCGAGGCCGTGCTGGACGACGCGGAGCTGGCGGCGGTCGTGAGCCGGCTGGACCGGCGGCTGCTGGCCGACGCGGCGGATGCGCACGTGGACCATCCGGAGCTGTTCGCGACGGCGGTGCTGGTGGAGTTCCCGCCCGGGCTCGATCTCGTGCGGTTCGTGTCGTGCGGGCATCCGCCGGCGCTGCGGCTGCGCGGGGCGGCGGTGGAGGAGGTGCCGGTGGATCCCGGACCTCCGCTGGGCCTGGGGCTGGCGGGACCGGACCCGCCGAAGGTGGTGGAGCTGCCGGTGCTGCCCGGGGACCGCTTCCTGCTGCACACCGACGGGGCGACGGAGGCCCGGGACGCGACCGGGCGCTTCTACCCCCTGGCCGCGCGGGTGCCCGTCCTGGCGCGGGATCCGGTGGACCTGGTCGGTGCGCTGTGGAAGGACCTGGCGGACTTCACGGACGGCGGGCCGGGCGACGACGTGGCGCTCCTGCTGCTCTCGCCGGGCGGACGACCGTGA
- a CDS encoding VIT family protein, which translates to MSTRLNWLRAGVLGANDGIISTAGLVVGVAGATTSRPAILAAGVAGLLAGSLSMAAGEYVSVSSQRDSERAALDMERRELAEEPEAELDELTDLLAERGLSRDVAREAAEQLTERDALRAHARVELGINPDELANPWHAAFASLIAFTVGALLPLLAILLPGPSARVPVTVVAVLVALTLCGTLSARLGAAPVPRAVVRNVAGGALAMAVTYAVGTWLGTTTA; encoded by the coding sequence ATGAGCACACGGCTCAACTGGCTGCGTGCGGGGGTGCTCGGTGCCAACGACGGGATCATCTCCACCGCAGGTCTGGTGGTCGGCGTCGCCGGGGCCACCACCTCCCGCCCGGCGATCCTGGCGGCCGGCGTCGCCGGGCTGCTGGCGGGCTCGCTGTCGATGGCGGCGGGGGAGTACGTGTCCGTCAGCTCCCAGCGGGACTCCGAGCGGGCCGCGCTCGACATGGAACGCCGGGAGCTGGCCGAAGAGCCCGAGGCAGAGCTGGACGAGCTCACCGACCTGCTGGCCGAGCGGGGCCTGAGCCGGGACGTGGCCCGGGAGGCCGCCGAGCAGCTCACGGAACGGGACGCCCTGCGGGCCCACGCCCGGGTGGAGCTCGGGATCAACCCGGACGAGCTGGCCAACCCGTGGCACGCGGCCTTCGCGAGCCTCATCGCCTTCACGGTCGGGGCGCTGCTGCCGCTGCTGGCGATCCTCTTGCCGGGGCCCTCGGCGCGGGTGCCGGTGACGGTGGTCGCGGTGCTGGTGGCGCTCACCCTGTGCGGGACGCTCAGCGCACGGCTGGGCGCGGCGCCGGTACCGCGCGCGGTCGTCCGCAACGTGGCCGGCGGCGCCCTGGCCATGGCCGTCACCTACGCCGTCGGCACCTGGCTCGGCACCACGACGGCCTGA
- a CDS encoding MarR family winged helix-turn-helix transcriptional regulator, with the protein MYDNHEPDPLHLVHLLRAVTVDFGLRQAEFAARNGMHPTDVRALICLLDAARAGEPATAGLLGARLGLNSAGTTAVIDRLERLGHVARIRDGQDRRRILLRVEPAAIRLGREFFGPLIDGLLGVLDSFAPAERDTIHRFLAAAHAVFASEPHP; encoded by the coding sequence GTGTACGACAACCACGAGCCCGACCCTCTGCACCTGGTGCACCTGTTGCGGGCGGTGACCGTCGACTTCGGCCTGCGCCAGGCCGAGTTCGCCGCCCGCAACGGCATGCACCCCACCGACGTACGGGCCCTGATCTGCCTGCTGGACGCCGCCCGGGCGGGCGAGCCGGCCACTGCGGGACTGCTCGGCGCCCGGCTCGGCCTCAACTCCGCCGGCACCACCGCCGTGATCGACCGGCTGGAGCGGCTCGGCCATGTGGCCCGGATCCGCGACGGGCAGGACCGGCGCCGGATCCTGCTGCGGGTGGAACCGGCGGCGATCCGGCTGGGCCGGGAGTTCTTCGGCCCCCTCATCGACGGGCTGCTGGGGGTGCTGGACTCCTTCGCCCCCGCCGAGCGGGACACCATCCACCGGTTCCTGGCGGCCGCCCACGCCGTCTTCGCGTCGGAACCGCACCCGTGA
- a CDS encoding metal-dependent hydrolase, which yields MSNTPLAPAPVASEHVGLRPRNVSFGWEDTPLHWLPGEPFAGHMINVLHLLLPAGERWFVHVYKQALPHIEDERLREDVVGFIGQEAMHAAAHDDVLPHLKRLGLDPTPYTAQVDWLFEKLLGDRTLPPGRARHWWLMERIAMIAAIEHYTAFLGDWVLNADELDRRGADPTMLDLLRWHGAEEVEHRSVAFDLFMHVDGGYRRRARTWATAFTALVFLWQRGVRFFMENDPHLVDGKASFGQFFLAGRQGVLPSTGSMLKSVPKYLSRTYHPSQEGSTAQAVAYLASSPGAGGGVRA from the coding sequence ATGTCTAATACGCCGCTCGCGCCCGCCCCCGTGGCGTCGGAACACGTGGGCCTCAGGCCCCGGAACGTGTCCTTCGGCTGGGAGGACACCCCGCTCCACTGGCTGCCCGGCGAACCTTTCGCCGGACACATGATCAATGTGCTGCACCTGCTGCTGCCCGCCGGGGAGCGCTGGTTCGTGCACGTCTACAAGCAGGCGCTCCCCCACATCGAGGACGAGCGGCTGCGGGAGGACGTCGTCGGGTTCATCGGCCAGGAGGCCATGCACGCCGCCGCCCACGACGACGTCCTCCCGCACCTGAAGCGCCTGGGGCTGGACCCGACCCCCTACACCGCCCAGGTGGACTGGCTGTTCGAGAAGCTGCTCGGCGACCGCACCCTGCCCCCGGGCCGCGCCCGGCACTGGTGGCTGATGGAGCGCATCGCGATGATCGCGGCCATCGAGCACTACACGGCGTTCCTCGGCGACTGGGTGCTGAACGCCGACGAACTCGACCGGCGCGGCGCCGATCCCACCATGCTGGACCTGCTGCGCTGGCACGGGGCGGAGGAGGTCGAGCACCGCTCCGTGGCCTTCGACCTCTTCATGCACGTCGACGGCGGCTACCGCCGCAGGGCCCGGACGTGGGCCACGGCCTTCACCGCCCTGGTCTTCCTGTGGCAGCGAGGGGTCCGCTTCTTCATGGAGAACGACCCCCACCTCGTGGACGGCAAGGCCTCCTTCGGACAGTTCTTCCTGGCCGGGCGGCAGGGCGTGCTCCCGTCCACCGGCTCCATGCTGAAGTCCGTACCGAAGTACCTCTCCCGTACGTACCACCCCTCGCAGGAGGGCTCGACGGCCCAGGCGGTGGCCTACCTGGCCTCCTCCCCCGGCGCGGGCGGCGGGGTACGGGCATGA
- a CDS encoding PLP-dependent aminotransferase family protein, with product MTASSSDPGPGSDLHLDLAAGGSRRTALAQALRSAVRSGRLAGGTRLPPYRALAADLGLARNAVADAYAELVAEGWLTARQGSGTRVAEGVAIEPAPTSGAGAAPERPRHDLLQGKPDPASFPRGPWATSARRALAGAPTEAFGPGDPRGRPELRRALAGYLARTRGVRAAPENIVVCSGFANGLRLLASVRPRDWAVESYGLPFHHGILAAAGVRPHPVAVDEDGARIAEIPSRARTVLLTPAHQFPTGCALLPARRTAAVEWARTSGGVIVEDDYDGEFRHDRKPVGAVQGLAPGHVVYAGSLSKSLSPALRLGWLVLPEPLVGQVLAAKGLRESWASALDQLALADFIDCGAYDRHVRRMRLRYRRRRDQLVSVLAARAPGVRVTGISAGLHAVVELPPGCEARALAAARAAGLALDGLSSYRHPADRTPPREGLVVGYAAPPDAAFAQALDALADVARGAALGRPAASPGGRRSPSPRPHAPFS from the coding sequence GTGACCGCCTCCTCCTCGGACCCCGGCCCGGGGTCCGACCTGCATCTGGACCTCGCCGCCGGCGGCAGCCGCCGCACCGCCCTCGCCCAGGCCCTGCGCAGCGCCGTGCGCAGCGGCCGGCTGGCCGGCGGGACGCGGCTGCCGCCGTACCGGGCCCTGGCGGCCGACCTCGGGCTGGCCCGCAACGCCGTCGCCGACGCCTACGCCGAACTGGTCGCCGAGGGCTGGCTGACGGCCCGGCAGGGATCCGGCACCCGGGTCGCGGAGGGCGTGGCGATCGAACCCGCGCCGACCTCCGGGGCCGGGGCCGCGCCCGAGCGGCCCCGGCACGACCTGCTCCAGGGCAAGCCCGACCCCGCCTCCTTCCCGCGGGGCCCCTGGGCCACCAGCGCCCGGCGCGCCCTGGCCGGGGCACCCACCGAGGCCTTCGGGCCGGGCGATCCGCGGGGCCGCCCCGAGCTGCGGCGCGCGCTGGCCGGCTACCTGGCCCGGACCCGGGGCGTGCGTGCCGCGCCCGAGAACATCGTGGTCTGCTCCGGTTTCGCCAACGGGCTGCGGCTCCTGGCGTCCGTACGGCCGCGCGACTGGGCGGTCGAGTCGTACGGACTCCCCTTCCACCACGGCATCCTGGCCGCCGCCGGGGTCCGCCCGCATCCCGTCGCGGTCGACGAGGACGGCGCCCGCATCGCGGAGATCCCCTCGCGGGCCCGTACGGTGCTGCTCACCCCGGCGCACCAGTTCCCGACCGGATGCGCCCTGCTGCCCGCCAGACGGACGGCGGCCGTGGAGTGGGCCCGCACCAGCGGGGGCGTGATCGTGGAGGACGACTACGACGGGGAGTTCCGCCACGACCGCAAGCCGGTCGGCGCGGTGCAGGGACTGGCCCCCGGGCACGTGGTCTATGCGGGCTCGCTCAGCAAGAGCCTCTCCCCCGCGCTCCGCCTGGGCTGGCTGGTCCTTCCGGAACCCCTGGTGGGGCAGGTGCTGGCAGCGAAGGGCCTGCGGGAGTCCTGGGCGAGCGCGCTGGACCAGCTGGCGCTCGCCGACTTCATCGACTGCGGGGCCTACGACCGGCACGTGCGGCGGATGCGCCTGCGCTACCGGCGCCGCCGCGACCAGCTGGTCTCGGTACTGGCCGCACGCGCCCCGGGAGTCCGGGTCACCGGCATCTCGGCCGGCCTGCACGCCGTGGTGGAACTCCCGCCCGGATGCGAGGCCCGGGCGCTCGCGGCGGCCCGCGCCGCGGGGCTGGCCCTGGACGGCCTGTCCTCCTACCGGCACCCTGCCGACCGGACCCCGCCGCGCGAGGGACTGGTCGTCGGCTACGCGGCGCCCCCGGACGCGGCCTTCGCCCAGGCCCTGGACGCCCTGGCCGACGTGGCTCGCGGGGCGGCGCTCGGACGGCCGGCCGCTTCACCGGGCGGGCGGCGGTCCCCTTCACCTCGCCCCCACGCGCCCTTCTCGTAG
- a CDS encoding alpha/beta fold hydrolase: protein MPSHRSSPSPAGPAAASPAPAAFRAAYAQALAGWPGTVEAVDLPTPYGVTRVNSCGPAGAPPLVLLPGGGATSTVWGACAAAGAARTHRVHAVDLVGDPGLGVPEPGRTPRTPGDLADWLEAVLDGLGPRGPVTLGGHSYGAWIAAHHAALRPGRVGRLVLLDPTGVFAGLRLGYVLRALPMLVRPTPRRIRSFLAWETHGAALDPAWLRLQDETARFPAARPVTGPRPDLARLAGADVRVDVLFAGLARCHAPGRAARAARAALPDARIEVLPGVSHHALPLTAAAEIARLFADRVAPPGRAR from the coding sequence ATGCCGTCCCACCGTTCCTCCCCCTCTCCTGCCGGCCCTGCCGCCGCCTCTCCCGCCCCCGCCGCCTTCCGGGCCGCCTACGCCCAGGCGCTCGCCGGATGGCCCGGGACCGTCGAGGCCGTCGACCTGCCCACCCCCTACGGCGTCACCCGCGTCAACAGCTGCGGCCCGGCCGGCGCCCCGCCGCTGGTCCTGCTGCCGGGCGGCGGGGCCACCTCCACGGTGTGGGGCGCCTGCGCCGCCGCCGGTGCGGCCCGTACCCACCGTGTGCACGCCGTCGACCTCGTGGGCGATCCCGGCCTCGGTGTCCCGGAGCCCGGGCGGACCCCGCGGACCCCCGGGGACCTGGCCGACTGGCTCGAAGCGGTGCTCGACGGGCTCGGCCCGCGCGGACCGGTGACCCTCGGCGGCCACTCGTACGGGGCCTGGATCGCCGCCCACCACGCCGCCCTGCGGCCCGGCCGGGTCGGCCGTCTCGTCCTGCTCGACCCGACCGGGGTCTTCGCCGGACTCCGCCTCGGATACGTCCTGCGCGCCCTGCCCATGCTGGTGCGCCCCACCCCGCGGCGGATCCGCTCCTTCCTCGCCTGGGAGACCCACGGGGCCGCCCTCGATCCGGCCTGGCTCCGGCTCCAGGACGAGACCGCCCGCTTCCCCGCCGCCCGGCCGGTCACCGGCCCGCGCCCCGACCTGGCGCGGCTCGCGGGGGCGGACGTCCGGGTGGACGTCCTGTTCGCAGGGCTGGCCCGCTGCCACGCCCCCGGCCGGGCGGCCCGCGCCGCGCGAGCGGCGCTGCCGGACGCCCGGATCGAGGTACTGCCCGGGGTCTCGCACCACGCCCTGCCGCTGACGGCCGCCGCCGAGATCGCCCGCCTGTTCGCCGACCGGGTCGCGCCCCCAGGCCGCGCCCGCTGA
- the glnII gene encoding glutamine synthetase, translated as MSYKAEYIWIDGTEPTAKLRSKTKILADGAELPVWGFDGSSTNQAEGHASDRVLQPVFSCPDPIRGGADVLVLCEVLNIDMTPHESNTRALLRPVAEKFAGQEPIFGIEQEYTFFDGDRPLGFPVGGFPAAQGGYYCGVGADEIFGREIVEKHLDHCLAAGLEISGINAEVMPGQWEFQVGPLGPLEVSDQLWIARWLLYRTAEDFNVSATLNPKPVKGDWNGAGAHTNFSTKSMREEYRAIISACEALGEGSKPLDHVKNYGAGIDERLTGLHETAPWNEFSYGVSDRGASVRIPWQVEKDGKGYIEDRRPNANVDPYVVTRLITDTCCTGLEKDGLA; from the coding sequence GTGAGCTACAAGGCTGAGTACATCTGGATCGACGGCACCGAGCCGACGGCGAAGCTTCGCTCCAAGACGAAGATCCTGGCGGACGGAGCCGAGCTGCCGGTCTGGGGCTTCGACGGATCGAGCACCAACCAGGCCGAGGGCCACGCCTCCGACCGCGTGCTCCAGCCCGTGTTCTCCTGCCCGGACCCGATCCGCGGTGGGGCCGACGTCCTCGTCCTGTGCGAGGTCCTGAACATCGACATGACCCCGCACGAGTCGAACACCCGCGCACTGCTGCGTCCGGTGGCCGAGAAGTTCGCCGGCCAGGAGCCGATCTTCGGCATCGAGCAGGAGTACACCTTCTTCGACGGCGACCGGCCGCTCGGTTTCCCGGTGGGCGGCTTCCCGGCCGCACAGGGCGGCTACTACTGCGGCGTCGGCGCGGACGAGATCTTCGGCCGCGAGATCGTCGAGAAGCACCTGGACCACTGCCTGGCGGCGGGCCTGGAGATCTCCGGCATCAACGCCGAGGTCATGCCCGGCCAGTGGGAGTTCCAGGTCGGCCCGCTCGGCCCGCTGGAGGTCTCCGACCAGCTGTGGATCGCACGCTGGCTGCTCTACCGCACCGCCGAGGACTTCAACGTCTCCGCGACGCTGAACCCGAAGCCGGTCAAGGGCGACTGGAACGGCGCGGGCGCGCACACCAACTTCTCCACGAAGTCGATGCGCGAGGAGTACCGCGCGATCATCTCGGCGTGCGAGGCGCTGGGCGAGGGCAGCAAGCCGCTCGACCACGTGAAGAACTACGGCGCCGGCATCGACGAGCGTCTGACGGGCCTGCACGAGACGGCCCCCTGGAACGAGTTCAGCTACGGCGTCTCGGACCGCGGCGCCTCCGTCCGCATCCCGTGGCAGGTGGAGAAGGACGGCAAGGGCTACATCGAGGACCGCCGCCCGAACGCGAACGTGGACCCGTACGTGGTGACCCGCCTCATCACGGACACCTGCTGCACCGGCCTGGAGAAGGACGGCCTGGCCTGA
- a CDS encoding Gfo/Idh/MocA family protein encodes MLGTGPWAHRTHAPALAAHTGSEFAGVWGRRSEAAAELARKCGAKVYEDPDELFADCDVAAFALPPDVQAPLAVRAAAAGCHLLLDKPVATTPRDARAVADAAVRHRVASVVFLTLRFAEPTAGWVDEQAARTGWFTAAAHWLGAVFPPDGTPSAYADSPWRKAKGGLWDVGPHALSVLIPVLGDVTGVSATRGPSDVVQLALRHASGAASTAVLSLGAPQAAAGVGLELRGTAGVHELPGWSDVPGAYGRALDALLAAARTGVPDPRGAEFGARLTEILAQAEAQLPT; translated from the coding sequence CTGCTCGGAACCGGCCCCTGGGCGCACCGCACGCACGCCCCCGCCCTCGCCGCGCACACCGGCTCCGAGTTCGCCGGAGTGTGGGGCCGCCGGTCCGAAGCCGCGGCGGAGCTGGCGCGGAAGTGCGGCGCGAAGGTGTACGAAGACCCCGACGAGCTGTTCGCCGACTGTGATGTCGCCGCCTTCGCCCTGCCGCCCGACGTGCAGGCCCCGCTCGCCGTGCGCGCGGCCGCCGCCGGTTGCCACCTGCTGCTCGACAAGCCCGTCGCGACGACGCCGCGGGACGCCCGCGCGGTCGCCGATGCGGCCGTCCGCCACCGGGTCGCCTCCGTGGTCTTCCTCACCCTGCGCTTCGCCGAGCCCACCGCGGGCTGGGTCGACGAGCAGGCCGCGCGCACCGGCTGGTTCACCGCGGCCGCGCACTGGCTCGGTGCCGTCTTCCCGCCGGACGGCACCCCCAGCGCCTACGCCGACTCCCCCTGGCGCAAGGCCAAGGGCGGGCTGTGGGACGTCGGGCCGCACGCCCTCTCGGTCCTGATCCCGGTCCTCGGGGACGTCACCGGGGTCAGCGCCACCCGCGGCCCCTCCGACGTGGTCCAGTTGGCGCTGCGGCACGCCTCCGGCGCGGCCAGCACCGCCGTGCTCAGCCTGGGCGCCCCGCAGGCCGCCGCCGGGGTGGGGCTGGAACTGCGCGGCACCGCGGGTGTGCACGAACTGCCCGGCTGGAGCGACGTACCGGGCGCCTACGGGCGGGCCCTGGACGCGCTGCTCGCCGCGGCCCGGACGGGCGTGCCCGATCCGCGCGGAGCGGAGTTCGGGGCCCGGCTGACGGAGATCCTGGCGCAGGCGGAGGCGCAGCTGCCTACTTGA
- a CDS encoding PepSY domain-containing protein has translation MSLEASQDVRTPDAEPPAPPKSRSGGWAALRPLFLRMHFYAGLLIAPLLFLAAATGLLYAASWQAEKIAYADELTVARVGDAALPLSAQVEAARGAAPEGEVVSVWPGPDAEATTRVIMESSGLAEGETLTVFVDPYTAEVRGQLATVGDALPLRAWLSTFHSNLRLGEFGRNYSELAASWMWVVALGGLALWIGRRRARASQLVLPDRKATGRRRTLSWHAVVGLWSVAGLVVLSATGLTWSKYAGENIGQLQDSLGGATPSVSAGLNPGGEAGGADEHAGHTMPDGTQMPPSAPTADVGLDRAVAAARDAGVTEAIRVTLPARGKGYVIKEQDKQVPVHFDAVAVDPADARIMDELRFADYPVLAKMTRFGIDLHMGQTFGLANQIVLAALAVAVMFLVFWGYRMWWLRRPTKDRRLSVGRAQPRGAWRKLPVGVVLPLAAATALVGWFIPLLGISLVAFLVVDLLLGLAARRKAAAA, from the coding sequence ATGTCCCTTGAAGCATCCCAGGACGTCCGCACCCCGGACGCCGAACCGCCCGCCCCGCCCAAGAGCCGCAGCGGCGGATGGGCCGCCCTGCGCCCGCTGTTCCTGCGCATGCACTTCTACGCGGGTCTGCTCATCGCCCCGCTGCTGTTCCTCGCCGCCGCCACCGGGCTGCTCTACGCCGCCTCCTGGCAGGCCGAGAAGATCGCCTACGCCGACGAACTGACCGTCGCACGCGTCGGCGACGCGGCCCTTCCGCTCAGCGCCCAGGTCGAGGCGGCCAGGGGCGCCGCACCCGAGGGCGAGGTCGTGTCCGTATGGCCCGGCCCCGACGCCGAGGCGACCACCCGCGTGATCATGGAAAGTTCGGGCCTCGCGGAGGGCGAGACCCTCACCGTCTTCGTCGACCCGTACACCGCAGAGGTGCGCGGGCAGCTCGCCACCGTCGGCGACGCGCTGCCGCTGCGGGCCTGGCTGAGCACCTTCCACTCCAACCTCCGGCTCGGGGAGTTCGGGCGCAACTACAGCGAACTCGCCGCCAGCTGGATGTGGGTGGTCGCGCTCGGCGGTCTCGCCCTGTGGATCGGCCGCCGCCGGGCGCGCGCCTCGCAGCTGGTCCTCCCCGACCGCAAGGCGACCGGACGGCGCCGGACCCTGTCCTGGCACGCCGTCGTCGGCCTGTGGTCGGTCGCCGGACTCGTCGTGCTCTCCGCCACCGGCCTGACCTGGTCGAAGTACGCCGGTGAGAACATCGGGCAGCTCCAGGACAGCCTCGGCGGAGCCACTCCGTCCGTCTCCGCCGGGCTGAACCCGGGCGGGGAGGCCGGCGGCGCCGACGAGCACGCGGGCCACACCATGCCCGACGGCACGCAGATGCCCCCGTCGGCGCCCACCGCCGACGTCGGCCTGGACCGGGCCGTGGCCGCCGCCCGGGACGCCGGCGTCACCGAAGCGATCCGCGTGACCCTGCCCGCCCGGGGCAAGGGGTACGTGATCAAGGAGCAGGACAAGCAGGTGCCGGTCCACTTCGATGCCGTCGCCGTCGACCCCGCCGATGCCCGGATCATGGACGAACTGCGCTTCGCCGACTACCCCGTGCTTGCCAAGATGACCCGCTTCGGCATCGACCTGCACATGGGCCAGACCTTCGGGCTGGCCAACCAGATCGTGCTCGCCGCCCTGGCCGTCGCCGTGATGTTCCTCGTCTTCTGGGGCTACCGCATGTGGTGGCTGCGCCGGCCGACCAAGGACCGCAGGCTGTCCGTCGGCCGCGCCCAGCCGCGCGGCGCCTGGCGGAAGCTGCCCGTGGGCGTGGTGCTGCCGCTGGCCGCGGCGACCGCGCTGGTGGGCTGGTTCATCCCGCTGCTGGGCATCAGCCTGGTCGCCTTCCTCGTGGTGGACCTGCTGCTCGGCCTCGCGGCACGCCGCAAGGCGGCGGCCGCGTAG